The proteins below come from a single Streptomyces sp. NBC_01276 genomic window:
- a CDS encoding response regulator transcription factor: MPSVLVVEDDPSIRQSLIEVLAEQGYAVRSAADGFGALREVTQAPVDAVVLDLGLPDLDGGDALRMIRGISSVPVLVATARDDESEIINILNAGADDYLVKPFSGGQLLARLSAVLRRTGGAPPASVGATRGAVPAQAGEPLRPTVVGELAVDPGARTVHLAGQELRLTRREFDLLAFLAHHTGQVVSKRRLLTEVWREPYVDDQTVDVHLSSLRRKLGERAAAPRYLLTVRGVGIKLVAPR; encoded by the coding sequence ATGCCGAGCGTCCTGGTCGTGGAAGACGACCCCAGCATCCGCCAGTCACTGATAGAAGTCCTGGCCGAGCAGGGGTATGCCGTGCGCAGCGCCGCCGACGGCTTCGGTGCGCTGCGCGAGGTCACGCAGGCGCCCGTGGACGCGGTGGTCCTCGACCTCGGACTGCCCGACCTGGACGGAGGCGATGCCCTGCGCATGATCCGAGGCATCTCCTCCGTACCGGTGCTCGTGGCCACCGCCCGCGACGACGAGTCCGAGATCATCAACATCCTGAACGCGGGCGCGGACGACTACCTCGTCAAACCCTTCTCCGGGGGCCAGCTCCTCGCCCGCCTCTCCGCCGTCCTGCGCCGCACCGGCGGCGCGCCCCCCGCCTCCGTCGGCGCCACCCGCGGCGCGGTGCCCGCGCAGGCCGGGGAGCCCCTGCGGCCCACCGTCGTGGGCGAGCTGGCGGTGGACCCGGGAGCGCGTACCGTGCACCTGGCCGGACAGGAGCTGCGCCTGACCCGCCGTGAGTTCGACCTGCTGGCGTTCCTCGCGCACCACACCGGCCAGGTCGTCTCGAAACGCCGTCTGCTGACCGAGGTGTGGCGCGAGCCGTACGTGGACGATCAGACCGTCGACGTGCACCTGTCCTCCCTGCGCCGCAAGCTCGGCGAACGGGCGGCCGCCCCGCGCTACCTGCTGACCGTGCGCGGAGTCGGCATCAAACTGGTGGCACCGCGTTGA
- a CDS encoding thioredoxin family protein: protein MLRSVRSGRRTAPSRPYLARRLPVVAAAVVVAGLATACGPSATPVGSARPAGAGEPAPALSTGRTTPGASPGVSATTSVPPSASASASASVPASAPATAGSSSGTAGNGGSSTTGSGSGSGSSSGSGSAKPASATPAPAPARVPGPGYDGSADAHALIDAALRSAKSDGRMLLLDFGANWCGNCKAADKVFAQPTTSGLLADDYHLVKVDIGANNSANSALLHKYSPSGGTYTMPVLVVVSPSGTVRVDTHVTGNPALTADGIDSFLRKWAP from the coding sequence ATGCTCCGATCCGTCCGTTCCGGACGCCGCACGGCGCCCTCCCGTCCGTACCTCGCCCGGCGCCTTCCGGTGGTCGCCGCCGCCGTGGTCGTGGCCGGGCTGGCCACCGCGTGCGGGCCCTCCGCCACCCCCGTCGGGTCCGCCCGGCCGGCCGGCGCCGGGGAGCCGGCGCCGGCGCTCTCCACGGGCCGGACGACACCGGGCGCGTCCCCCGGGGTGTCGGCCACCACCTCGGTTCCGCCATCCGCATCCGCATCCGCCTCCGCGTCCGTCCCGGCATCAGCGCCCGCCACCGCCGGCTCGTCATCCGGCACCGCCGGCAACGGCGGCAGCAGTACGACCGGCTCCGGATCGGGGTCCGGTTCCAGTTCTGGTTCCGGCAGCGCCAAGCCTGCTTCCGCCACCCCCGCGCCGGCCCCGGCCAGAGTCCCCGGCCCCGGCTACGACGGTTCGGCCGACGCACACGCACTGATCGACGCGGCCCTGCGCTCGGCGAAGTCCGACGGCCGGATGCTCCTGCTCGACTTCGGGGCCAACTGGTGCGGGAACTGCAAGGCCGCCGACAAGGTGTTCGCCCAGCCGACGACCTCGGGGCTCCTCGCGGACGACTACCACCTCGTCAAGGTCGACATCGGCGCCAACAACTCCGCCAACTCCGCGCTGCTGCACAAGTACAGCCCCTCGGGCGGGACCTACACGATGCCCGTGCTGGTGGTCGTCTCGCCATCCGGCACCGTACGGGTCGACACCCATGTCACGGGGAACCCGGCCCTGACGGCGGACGGCATCGACTCCTTCCTGCGCAAGTGGGCCCCGTGA